In Salvelinus namaycush isolate Seneca chromosome 37, SaNama_1.0, whole genome shotgun sequence, the following are encoded in one genomic region:
- the LOC120031303 gene encoding E3 ubiquitin-protein ligase TRIM33-like isoform X2, which produces MYHGGQSGGGFPFGPNVVNESGTYGNCVLCGLTLNHERYPQLLPCLHSICQACLPPVNPGLQKDLSISPACPSCDMPFTILEVKDNLFIKNSSNDLWTGNVQCTCCEGFVASGWCVECGEALCSECVSAHRRVKVTKDHTIRLQPPTGVSAPTVFCPTHKHEPIKLFCLTCDQLTCRDCQLMDHRNHSFQFLHEAMASQKDQLQSLVQRVRQQRVAVKQSLLDMDGRLLDITQLKSKLRESLKRMLFATVQLLKSRATSLYNNIETMCNAEVAGIETRRSALNKLGQRQDYVADFAEKALNVEDFFALLSCKGQIGSQLQHLLTQSTEPPGTMLKLQLVITDDFKKQIACFGKLLGDIVPFAQSHVSQDKPLENQERPNAPSGQTSSCAPNMSIHSVPPPHNPVFQPPRPSYTAPSNPHSQPSTSREPPPYRSLPVHTPSSLPLSHPVTPQPCPSTLAPSHPSLNIHNPPFCLPSNPAQPSLVPALHVQSPLVPTNPAQPSLFPSLHVQSPLVPTNHAQLSPVQPPTSPSLQPLIEATPRLYGMFKATPPPGPGRSRRGKDGKSWTFHSYSPGEIGHPPSGSSSPAAVAQHQKRNFPKSQLLWILHQPPSVNPIPVLPVKALADSPCDRSLPPTGLADPDPNSQARENEPTSTVTELETDPEADSAMELEVPSAWGDRKAAACSDSTSSDLQFTGTLSTERTSNHLSYSVLTHTHHRKEETDTDPNSKPYSVGRTHTAPHNNKKIAYDQQHEDAKAIRSLHRRVNNWRTELPTRIRVLLEGPSPLPTRTGSVEGPSPLPTRTGSVEGPSLLPTRTGSVEGPSPLPTRTGSVVATEMPTRQPNTTQPPSLTNGNNVNNSRSWQPRVLIFRLPISTPTPGCALPQFLLVQGASKDEIILQEIAEEHQSHGDDITPPESDSLLWTKALSSPESPPLLQYVTCAACHTVGGSLFCVECGRGYHQDCHIPPISPSFWEEWKCSLCQDLADTTDPYSDDRHRTMCLSLADQRKCEHLLLFLRCENDRNILCSTAEPPSDSICLDSIHGRLLQHRSPPYRTPSEFVSDVWVLFEAMLMNSKDQELVVKLRGSFQRKLGEVFGTALHPSLLSHPNSSWTETGEPEEPTAAESLKRMRKLLNRTKMPKAKKHHSQVRVETDENETNMKKMKKDAD; this is translated from the exons ATGTACCATGGCGGGCAAAGCGGCGGTGGCTTTCCGTTTGGGCCGAACGTAGTAAATGAATCGGGAACCTATGGAAATTGTGTCCTCTGTGGGTTAACTTTAAACCATGAGCGATATCCCCAACTTCTTCCCTGTTTGCACTCTATTTGTCAAGCATGCCTGCCCCCAGTCAATCCAGGGTTGCAGAAAG atctctctatctctccagcATGTCCGTCCTGTGACATGCCATTTACTATTCTGGAAGTCAAAGATAATCTCTTTATTAAGAACTCTTCCAACGATCTCTGGACTGGTAATGTCCAG TGTACCTGTTGTGAGGGGTTCGTGGCGAGTGGCTGGTGTGTGGAGTGTGGAGAGGCGCTGTGTTCGGAGTGTGTATCTGCACACAGAAGAGTGAAGGTCACGAAGGACCACACTATCCGGCTCCAACCCCCAACAG GAGTCTCCGCTCCCACAGTGTTTTGTCCCACACACAAACATGAGCCAATCAAGCTCTTCTGTTTGACCTGCGATCAGCTGACCTGTCGAGACTGCCAACTAATGGATCACAGGAACCACAG TTTCCAGTTCCTCCATGAGGCGATGGCCAGCCAGAAAGATCAGCTTCAGTCCCTGGTGCAGAGAGTGAGGCAGCAGAGAGTTGCAGTGAAGCAGAGCCTCCTGGACATGGACGGCAG ATTGCTAGACATAACACAACTAAAGTCAAAGCTGAGGGAGAGTCTGAAGAGAATGCTTTTTGCTACTGTTCAACTCTTGAAATCGAGAGCCACGTCGCTCTACAACAACATAGAG ACTATGTGTAATGCCGAGGTGGCAGGGATCGAGACGAGACGGAGTGCACTAAACAAACTGGGGCAGAGACAGGACTATGTTGCTGACTTTGCTGAGAAAGCCCTGAATGTGGAGGACTTCTTTGCCCTGCTCTCCTGCAAAGGGCAG ATTGGATCCCAGTTACAGCATCTCTTGACTCAGAGTACTGAGCCCCCGGGGACCATGCTTAAGTTACAGCTGGTGATTACTGATGACTTCAAGAAACAAATAGCTTGCTTTG GTAAACTTTTGGGCGATATTGTTCCCTTTGCCCAATCACATGTTAGTCAAGACAAACCCCTGGAAAACCAAGAAAGACCCAATGCTCCCTCTGGCCAGACCTCTTCCTGTGCTCCTAACATGTCCATCCATTCTGTTCCCCCTCCACATAACCCTGTCTTCCAGCCCCCACGCCCCTCTTACACTGCCCCATCCAACCCCCACAGTCAGCCCTCCACCTCCCGTGAGCCTCCTCCTTATCGCTCCCTGCCTGTCCACACCCCTTCAAGCCTTCCATTGAGCCATCCTGTGACACCCCAGCCCTGCCCATCTACACTAGCCCCATCTCACCCCTCCCTGAATATACATAATCCACCATTCTGTCTTCCATCAAACCCTGCCCAGCCATCACTTGTTCCTGCACTTCATGTCCAGTCACCGTTGGTCCCCACAAACCCTGCCCAGCCATCACTTTTCCCTTCACTTCATGTCCAGTCACCGTTGGTCCCCACAAACCATGCCCAGCTATCCCCTGTTCAGCCTCCAACCTCCCCATCTCTCCAACCACTGATTGAGGCCACACCTAGACTTTATGGTATGTTCAAGGCAACTCCTCCACCTGGACCTGGACGATCTCGGAGAGGTAAGGATGGAAAGTCCTGGACGTTCCACTCATACTCACCCGGAGAGATCGGCCACCCACCTTCTGGCTCCTCCTCTCCTGCAGCCGTAGCTCAGCATCAGAAAAGGAACTTTCCAAAATCGCAGCTACTGTGGATCCTCCATCAGCCTCCCTCTGTAAACCCCATCCCTGTCCTCCCGGTGAAAGCCTTAGCAGACTCCCCCTGTGATAGAAGCCTGCCTCCTACTGGTCTGGCAGACCCTGACCCAAACTCTCAGGCCAGGGAGAACGAGCCCACCTCTACTGTCACTGAGTTGGAGACTGACCCAGAGGCAGACAGTGCTATGGAGTTGGAGGTCCCGTCAGCCTGGGGTGATAGAAAGGCAGCTGCCTGCTCGGACAGTACTTCTTCAGATCTGCAGTTCACAGGGACTTTGTCTACTGAGAGGACCTCTAATCATCTCTCTTACAGTGTCTTAACCCACACCCACCACCGCAAAGAAGAAACTGACACGGACCCTAACAGTAAACCCTATTCTGTGGGTAGGACCCATACTGCCCCCCACAACAATAAAAAGATAGCTTATGACCAACAACATGAGGATGCTAAGGCTATCAGGTCACTTCATCGGCGTGTGAATAACTGGAGAACTGAGCTGCCAACACGCATTAGAGTGCTACTGGAGGGTCCCTCTCCACTCCCCACCAGGACAGGTTCGGTGGAGGGTCCCTCTCCACTCCCCACCAGGACAGGTTCGGTGGAGGGTCCCTCTCTACTCCCCACCAGGACAGGTTCGGTGGAGGGTCCCTCTCCACTCCCCACCAGGACAG GTTCGGTGGTGGCCACTGAAATGCCAACCAGGCAACCCAACACCACCCAGCCACCGAGCTTGACCAATGGCAACAATGTTAACAACTCAAGGTCCTGGCAACCCAGGGTCTTGATTTTTCGGCTACCCATCTCCACCCCCACTCCTGGATGCGCTCTTCCTCAGTTCCTGCTTGTCCAAGGGGCCAGCAAAGATGAGATTATTCTGCAAGAGATTGCAGAAGAACACCAG TCCCATGGCGATGACATCACACCACCAGAGTCAGACAGCCTCCTCTGGACTAAGGCCCTGTCCTCCCCAGAGAGTCCCCCACTGCTCCAGTATGTGACCTGTGCGGCCTGTCACACTGTTGGCGGTTCGCTATTCTGTGTGGAGTGTGGGAGGGGCTACCACCAAGATTGTCATATCCCACCCATTAGTCCTTCCTTCTG GGAGGAGTGGAAGTGTTCACTTTGTCAGGACCTGGCTGACACCACAGACCCCTACAGTGATGACAGGCACAGGACTATGTGCCTCAGCCTAGCAGACCAGCGG AAATGTGAGCATCTCCTACTTTTTCTAAGGTGTGAGAATGACAGAAACATCCTTTGCAGCACGGCTGAG CCCCCCTCAGATTCAATATGTCTTGACTCCATACATGGAAGGCTGCTACAACATCGATCACCCCCTTACCGTACCCCCTCCGAATTTGTCTCTGACGTCTGGGTCCTTTTCGAAGCCATGTTGATGAACTCAAAG GACCAGGAGTTGGTTGTCAAGCTACGGGGCAGCTTTCAGAGGAAGTTAGGGGAAGTGTTTGGGAcagctctccacccctccctcctcagcCACCCTAACAGCAGCTGGACTGAGACGGGGGAACCTGAGGAACCAACGGCTGCAGAGTCTCTGAAGAGGATGAGGAAGTTGCTGAATAGGACCAAAATGCCAAAAGCTAAGAAACATCACTCCCAGGTCAGAGTTGAAACAGATGAAAATGAAACTAatatgaaaaaaatgaaaaaggaTGCAGACTGA
- the zgc:171704 gene encoding ras-related and estrogen-regulated growth inhibitor-like protein: MVVQVKPSSHHCSKTIEGTQQKVEANILLLGAENVGKSALTVRFITRRFIGEYGDIESIYSHIDTVDGREISFNIWDSLYPQDSAITESISEKQLQWADGVILVYSICDRSSFEVVRQQVQRIRHASRKMSATAPIIIVGNKRDLQHRRTVSSEEGRLLALSEDCVFFEISAAETYHGVLLVFHGLIDLIKESRALRKGAAGIKSIVRSMSAVFGKKRAE, encoded by the exons ATGGTTGTCCAGGTCAAACCTAGCTCGCATCACTGCAGCAAGACAATTGAGGGAACTCAGCAAAAAGTGGAAGCTAATATCTTATTACTTGGGGCTGAAAATGTAGGGAAATCAG CGCTCACCGTCCGATTTATTACCAGAAGATTTATTGGCGAGTACGGTGATATAG AATCAATTTACAGTCACATTGACACAGTTGACGGGAGGGAAATATCCTTCAACATATGGGACTCGCTCTACCCACAG GACAGTGCAATAACTGAGTCGATAAGTGAGAAACAGCTTCAATGGGCAGACGGCGTGATACTGGTATACAGCATATGCGACCGCTCCAGCTTCGAGGTAGTGCGTCAACAAGTGCAGCGCATCCGCCATGCCAGTAGGAAGATGTCTGCAACAGCGCCCATCATCATTGTTGGAAACAAACGCGATTTGCAGCACCGACGGACAGTCTCAAGTGAGGAGGGCCGACTCCTTGCTCTCTCGGAAGACTGCGTATTTTTCGAGATATCCGCAGCTGAAACATACCACGGTGTTTTGCTGGTGTTCCATGGGCTGATAGATCTTATCAAAGAGTCGAGAGCTCTGCGGAAAGGTGCCGCGGGTATTAAAAGTATAGTGAGAAGCATGTCAGCTGTATTCGGGAAGAAACGTGCAGAGTAA
- the LOC120031303 gene encoding E3 ubiquitin-protein ligase TRIM33-like isoform X1, whose protein sequence is MYHGGQSGGGFPFGPNVVNESGTYGNCVLCGLTLNHERYPQLLPCLHSICQACLPPVNPGLQKDLSISPACPSCDMPFTILEVKDNLFIKNSSNDLWTGNVQCTCCEGFVASGWCVECGEALCSECVSAHRRVKVTKDHTIRLQPPTGVSAPTVFCPTHKHEPIKLFCLTCDQLTCRDCQLMDHRNHSFQFLHEAMASQKDQLQSLVQRVRQQRVAVKQSLLDMDGRLLDITQLKSKLRESLKRMLFATVQLLKSRATSLYNNIETMCNAEVAGIETRRSALNKLGQRQDYVADFAEKALNVEDFFALLSCKGQIGSQLQHLLTQSTEPPGTMLKLQLVITDDFKKQIACFGKLLGDIVPFAQSHVSQDKPLENQERPNAPSGQTSSCAPNMSIHSVPPPHNPVFQPPRPSYTAPSNPHSQPSTSREPPPYRSLPVHTPSSLPLSHPVTPQPCPSTLAPSHPSLNIHNPPFCLPSNPAQPSLVPALHVQSPLVPTNPAQPSLFPSLHVQSPLVPTNHAQLSPVQPPTSPSLQPLIEATPRLYGMFKATPPPGPGRSRRGKDGKSWTFHSYSPGEIGHPPSGSSSPAAVAQHQKRNFPKSQLLWILHQPPSVNPIPVLPVKALADSPCDRSLPPTGLADPDPNSQARENEPTSTVTELETDPEADSAMELEVPSAWGDRKAAACSDSTSSDLQFTGTLSTERTSNHLSYSVLTHTHHRKEETDTDPNSKPYSVGRTHTAPHNNKKIAYDQQHEDAKAIRSLHRRVNNWRTELPTRIRVLLEGPSPLPTRTGSVEGPSPLPTRTGSVEGPSLLPTRTGSVEGPSPLPTRTGSVEGPSPLPTRTGSVVATEMPTRQPNTTQPPSLTNGNNVNNSRSWQPRVLIFRLPISTPTPGCALPQFLLVQGASKDEIILQEIAEEHQSHGDDITPPESDSLLWTKALSSPESPPLLQYVTCAACHTVGGSLFCVECGRGYHQDCHIPPISPSFWEEWKCSLCQDLADTTDPYSDDRHRTMCLSLADQRKCEHLLLFLRCENDRNILCSTAEPPSDSICLDSIHGRLLQHRSPPYRTPSEFVSDVWVLFEAMLMNSKDQELVVKLRGSFQRKLGEVFGTALHPSLLSHPNSSWTETGEPEEPTAAESLKRMRKLLNRTKMPKAKKHHSQVRVETDENETNMKKMKKDAD, encoded by the exons ATGTACCATGGCGGGCAAAGCGGCGGTGGCTTTCCGTTTGGGCCGAACGTAGTAAATGAATCGGGAACCTATGGAAATTGTGTCCTCTGTGGGTTAACTTTAAACCATGAGCGATATCCCCAACTTCTTCCCTGTTTGCACTCTATTTGTCAAGCATGCCTGCCCCCAGTCAATCCAGGGTTGCAGAAAG atctctctatctctccagcATGTCCGTCCTGTGACATGCCATTTACTATTCTGGAAGTCAAAGATAATCTCTTTATTAAGAACTCTTCCAACGATCTCTGGACTGGTAATGTCCAG TGTACCTGTTGTGAGGGGTTCGTGGCGAGTGGCTGGTGTGTGGAGTGTGGAGAGGCGCTGTGTTCGGAGTGTGTATCTGCACACAGAAGAGTGAAGGTCACGAAGGACCACACTATCCGGCTCCAACCCCCAACAG GAGTCTCCGCTCCCACAGTGTTTTGTCCCACACACAAACATGAGCCAATCAAGCTCTTCTGTTTGACCTGCGATCAGCTGACCTGTCGAGACTGCCAACTAATGGATCACAGGAACCACAG TTTCCAGTTCCTCCATGAGGCGATGGCCAGCCAGAAAGATCAGCTTCAGTCCCTGGTGCAGAGAGTGAGGCAGCAGAGAGTTGCAGTGAAGCAGAGCCTCCTGGACATGGACGGCAG ATTGCTAGACATAACACAACTAAAGTCAAAGCTGAGGGAGAGTCTGAAGAGAATGCTTTTTGCTACTGTTCAACTCTTGAAATCGAGAGCCACGTCGCTCTACAACAACATAGAG ACTATGTGTAATGCCGAGGTGGCAGGGATCGAGACGAGACGGAGTGCACTAAACAAACTGGGGCAGAGACAGGACTATGTTGCTGACTTTGCTGAGAAAGCCCTGAATGTGGAGGACTTCTTTGCCCTGCTCTCCTGCAAAGGGCAG ATTGGATCCCAGTTACAGCATCTCTTGACTCAGAGTACTGAGCCCCCGGGGACCATGCTTAAGTTACAGCTGGTGATTACTGATGACTTCAAGAAACAAATAGCTTGCTTTG GTAAACTTTTGGGCGATATTGTTCCCTTTGCCCAATCACATGTTAGTCAAGACAAACCCCTGGAAAACCAAGAAAGACCCAATGCTCCCTCTGGCCAGACCTCTTCCTGTGCTCCTAACATGTCCATCCATTCTGTTCCCCCTCCACATAACCCTGTCTTCCAGCCCCCACGCCCCTCTTACACTGCCCCATCCAACCCCCACAGTCAGCCCTCCACCTCCCGTGAGCCTCCTCCTTATCGCTCCCTGCCTGTCCACACCCCTTCAAGCCTTCCATTGAGCCATCCTGTGACACCCCAGCCCTGCCCATCTACACTAGCCCCATCTCACCCCTCCCTGAATATACATAATCCACCATTCTGTCTTCCATCAAACCCTGCCCAGCCATCACTTGTTCCTGCACTTCATGTCCAGTCACCGTTGGTCCCCACAAACCCTGCCCAGCCATCACTTTTCCCTTCACTTCATGTCCAGTCACCGTTGGTCCCCACAAACCATGCCCAGCTATCCCCTGTTCAGCCTCCAACCTCCCCATCTCTCCAACCACTGATTGAGGCCACACCTAGACTTTATGGTATGTTCAAGGCAACTCCTCCACCTGGACCTGGACGATCTCGGAGAGGTAAGGATGGAAAGTCCTGGACGTTCCACTCATACTCACCCGGAGAGATCGGCCACCCACCTTCTGGCTCCTCCTCTCCTGCAGCCGTAGCTCAGCATCAGAAAAGGAACTTTCCAAAATCGCAGCTACTGTGGATCCTCCATCAGCCTCCCTCTGTAAACCCCATCCCTGTCCTCCCGGTGAAAGCCTTAGCAGACTCCCCCTGTGATAGAAGCCTGCCTCCTACTGGTCTGGCAGACCCTGACCCAAACTCTCAGGCCAGGGAGAACGAGCCCACCTCTACTGTCACTGAGTTGGAGACTGACCCAGAGGCAGACAGTGCTATGGAGTTGGAGGTCCCGTCAGCCTGGGGTGATAGAAAGGCAGCTGCCTGCTCGGACAGTACTTCTTCAGATCTGCAGTTCACAGGGACTTTGTCTACTGAGAGGACCTCTAATCATCTCTCTTACAGTGTCTTAACCCACACCCACCACCGCAAAGAAGAAACTGACACGGACCCTAACAGTAAACCCTATTCTGTGGGTAGGACCCATACTGCCCCCCACAACAATAAAAAGATAGCTTATGACCAACAACATGAGGATGCTAAGGCTATCAGGTCACTTCATCGGCGTGTGAATAACTGGAGAACTGAGCTGCCAACACGCATTAGAGTGCTACTGGAGGGTCCCTCTCCACTCCCCACCAGGACAGGTTCGGTGGAGGGTCCCTCTCCACTCCCCACCAGGACAGGTTCGGTGGAGGGTCCCTCTCTACTCCCCACCAGGACAGGTTCGGTGGAGGGTCCCTCTCCACTCCCCACCAGGACAGGTTCGGTGGAGGGTCCCTCTCCACTCCCCACCAGGACAGGTTCGGTGGTGGCCACTGAAATGCCAACCAGGCAACCCAACACCACCCAGCCACCGAGCTTGACCAATGGCAACAATGTTAACAACTCAAGGTCCTGGCAACCCAGGGTCTTGATTTTTCGGCTACCCATCTCCACCCCCACTCCTGGATGCGCTCTTCCTCAGTTCCTGCTTGTCCAAGGGGCCAGCAAAGATGAGATTATTCTGCAAGAGATTGCAGAAGAACACCAG TCCCATGGCGATGACATCACACCACCAGAGTCAGACAGCCTCCTCTGGACTAAGGCCCTGTCCTCCCCAGAGAGTCCCCCACTGCTCCAGTATGTGACCTGTGCGGCCTGTCACACTGTTGGCGGTTCGCTATTCTGTGTGGAGTGTGGGAGGGGCTACCACCAAGATTGTCATATCCCACCCATTAGTCCTTCCTTCTG GGAGGAGTGGAAGTGTTCACTTTGTCAGGACCTGGCTGACACCACAGACCCCTACAGTGATGACAGGCACAGGACTATGTGCCTCAGCCTAGCAGACCAGCGG AAATGTGAGCATCTCCTACTTTTTCTAAGGTGTGAGAATGACAGAAACATCCTTTGCAGCACGGCTGAG CCCCCCTCAGATTCAATATGTCTTGACTCCATACATGGAAGGCTGCTACAACATCGATCACCCCCTTACCGTACCCCCTCCGAATTTGTCTCTGACGTCTGGGTCCTTTTCGAAGCCATGTTGATGAACTCAAAG GACCAGGAGTTGGTTGTCAAGCTACGGGGCAGCTTTCAGAGGAAGTTAGGGGAAGTGTTTGGGAcagctctccacccctccctcctcagcCACCCTAACAGCAGCTGGACTGAGACGGGGGAACCTGAGGAACCAACGGCTGCAGAGTCTCTGAAGAGGATGAGGAAGTTGCTGAATAGGACCAAAATGCCAAAAGCTAAGAAACATCACTCCCAGGTCAGAGTTGAAACAGATGAAAATGAAACTAatatgaaaaaaatgaaaaaggaTGCAGACTGA